One segment of Leptolyngbyaceae cyanobacterium DNA contains the following:
- a CDS encoding tetratricopeptide repeat protein, with product MLSLSQAIALAYQYLQSGQISQAESICQQILQQQPDCTEALFLLGAIAHQSGKLDEALLYYLQTIAFAPDHARAYYSLGAVMHQQGQLLEAITYYQQAIALQPDYSDAHYDLGNAFKQVGDLSTAIYHYQQAIAINPNDIEVRGNLANLLLEKGEIAAAIHHYQQVILLQPNIPGIYYNLGNALLEQRNYQQAIVEYQKAISLTPQSIDAYLGIATALSKMYHFEDAIAWLEAALKINPHSPEAYLNMGITLGDSGQVENAIANFQKALQLKPDLATAYWFNELALPVLYDNIEQIPFWRQRCCQAINKLINATILTSPESRELTLNIWQKRPIAFYLGYQGLNERGIQRKLGNFLHRVMAANYPHWVLPRPMYAINKNEKIRIGYISTHLRNHTVGKLTLGWLKNCDRKTFDIYTYQVAPEVDSTTEKFRSYSNYFHHIYGNIESICQQIITDKPHILVFTDIGMSPLTYQIAALSLAPVQCTTWGHPITSGLPTIDYFLSSDLMEPENARSHYSEKLIRLPNIGMCYEKPDIPELTKTRADFNLREDAILYFSCQSLFKYLPQFDRVFAEIAQRVPQAQFAFISHQSAYVNRQFESRLKRAFAELNLNSEKHCILLPRMNHIDYLNVNLLSDIFLDSFSWSGGNTTLEALACGLPVVTCPGEFMRGRHAYGILKMMEMSETIARDRVEYVDIAVRLGLDTNWRQDIRQKIYQRHSMIYNDKSCVVALESFYKKVVAEFYL from the coding sequence ATGCTAAGTCTCTCACAAGCGATCGCACTTGCCTACCAATATCTCCAAAGCGGACAAATTTCCCAAGCTGAATCGATTTGTCAGCAAATTCTTCAGCAACAGCCTGATTGTACGGAAGCTTTATTTTTGCTTGGCGCGATCGCACATCAAAGTGGCAAACTAGATGAAGCACTTCTCTACTATCTGCAAACGATCGCTTTTGCACCCGATCATGCACGAGCTTATTATAGCTTGGGTGCTGTAATGCACCAGCAAGGTCAACTATTAGAAGCAATTACCTATTACCAACAAGCGATCGCCCTTCAACCAGATTATAGCGACGCACATTACGATTTAGGAAATGCGTTCAAACAAGTGGGCGATTTATCCACGGCAATTTACCATTATCAACAGGCGATTGCGATTAACCCAAATGATATAGAAGTTCGCGGTAATTTAGCAAATCTTTTATTGGAAAAAGGGGAAATTGCCGCAGCTATTCATCATTACCAACAAGTAATCTTACTGCAACCCAATATTCCCGGTATCTATTATAATCTTGGTAACGCTTTATTAGAACAACGCAACTACCAACAAGCGATCGTCGAATATCAAAAAGCCATTTCCTTAACACCCCAGTCCATAGATGCTTATCTCGGTATCGCCACTGCTTTATCGAAAATGTATCATTTTGAAGATGCGATCGCATGGCTAGAAGCAGCATTAAAAATCAATCCCCACAGTCCCGAAGCATACTTGAATATGGGAATTACTCTTGGGGATAGCGGACAAGTAGAAAATGCGATCGCAAATTTCCAAAAAGCCCTACAACTCAAACCAGATCTTGCCACAGCTTACTGGTTTAACGAACTAGCTTTACCAGTTTTATACGATAATATCGAGCAAATTCCTTTCTGGCGTCAGCGTTGTTGTCAAGCAATTAATAAATTAATTAACGCCACAATCTTAACTTCTCCCGAAAGCCGAGAACTAACTTTAAATATTTGGCAAAAAAGACCGATCGCTTTTTATCTCGGCTATCAAGGCTTGAACGAAAGAGGTATCCAGCGTAAGTTAGGCAACTTTTTGCATCGAGTAATGGCTGCCAACTATCCTCATTGGGTGCTACCTCGTCCCATGTATGCCATTAATAAAAACGAGAAAATTCGCATCGGTTATATTTCAACTCACTTGCGAAATCACACGGTAGGTAAATTAACTCTGGGCTGGTTAAAAAATTGCGATCGCAAAACTTTTGACATCTATACCTATCAAGTTGCTCCTGAAGTAGATTCTACCACAGAAAAGTTCCGTTCTTACAGCAATTATTTCCATCATATTTACGGAAATATAGAATCAATTTGTCAACAAATAATTACCGATAAACCACACATTTTAGTATTTACGGATATCGGTATGAGTCCGCTGACATATCAAATAGCCGCCTTAAGTTTAGCCCCCGTACAATGTACCACTTGGGGACATCCGATTACTAGCGGGTTACCAACAATCGATTACTTTTTATCCAGCGATTTAATGGAACCAGAAAATGCTCGATCGCATTATTCAGAAAAGCTAATTCGTTTGCCGAATATCGGAATGTGTTATGAAAAGCCAGACATTCCTGAACTAACCAAAACGCGTGCTGATTTTAACCTGCGTGAAGATGCAATTCTCTATTTTTCTTGTCAATCCTTATTTAAATATTTGCCTCAATTCGATCGCGTATTTGCCGAAATAGCCCAAAGAGTACCCCAAGCACAATTTGCCTTTATCAGTCATCAATCAGCTTATGTTAATCGCCAATTTGAATCAAGGCTAAAACGCGCTTTTGCTGAATTAAACTTAAACAGTGAAAAGCATTGTATCTTACTACCTAGAATGAATCATATTGATTACTTGAATGTAAATTTACTTTCCGATATTTTTCTCGATAGCTTTAGTTGGTCTGGTGGTAATACAACTCTAGAAGCGCTGGCTTGCGGTTTACCTGTCGTGACTTGTCCGGGCGAATTCATGCGCGGTCGCCACGCTTATGGGATTTTGAAAATGATGGAGATGTCAGAGACTATTGCACGCGATCGAGTTGAGTATGTTGATATTGCAGTCAGATTAGGTTTAGATACCAATTGGCGTCAAGATATAAGACAAAAAATCTATCAACGCCATAGTATGATTTATAATGATAAAAGCTGCGTTGTGGCATTAGAGTCTTTTTATAAAAAGGTGGTAGCAGAATTTTATCTGTAA
- a CDS encoding WD40 repeat domain-containing protein, translated as MFTTQSRPPLVNNFTSSSEYVRAVAISPQLPVLVSASSHQIKIWQLDNGKLLNTLTGHTDAVRALAISPDGQTLVSGSNDNTIKIWHLRSGELLNTLTDHYGSVLCLGFSPDSKTLISGSNDNSIKIWNLVDGELLRSLGCHCGSVLSVAISPDGQTIASGSFDNTIKIWEKSTGKMLRTLKGHSNWVAAVAIAPDGKTLVSGSSDNTLKIWQLNNGKLLRTLKGHSNWVDSIAISADGQTIVSGSSDNTIKIWQLNNGKLLGTLSGHTGGVVCLALTPDGQTLVSGSNDNTMKMWNVGSGQLLRTVSGDTNWFWSVNGKAEDVVEPDDDDSTIKLWRMR; from the coding sequence ATGTTTACCACTCAATCTCGTCCTCCCCTAGTCAACAACTTCACCAGTAGTTCAGAATATGTGCGTGCAGTGGCTATTAGTCCGCAACTGCCGGTGCTTGTGAGTGCTAGTTCTCATCAAATCAAGATTTGGCAATTGGATAACGGTAAATTGCTGAATACTCTGACTGGTCATACAGACGCCGTGCGTGCGCTAGCCATCAGTCCTGACGGTCAGACTTTAGTTAGTGGCAGTAATGACAACACGATTAAGATTTGGCATTTGAGAAGTGGCGAATTGCTGAACACCCTCACGGATCATTACGGTTCGGTGCTTTGTCTGGGTTTTAGTCCCGATAGTAAAACTTTGATCAGTGGCAGTAACGACAATAGCATTAAGATTTGGAATCTAGTCGATGGGGAATTGCTTCGCAGTTTGGGTTGTCATTGCGGGTCAGTGCTATCAGTTGCCATCAGTCCCGACGGTCAAACTATTGCTAGTGGCAGTTTTGATAACACCATTAAGATTTGGGAAAAGTCCACTGGTAAAATGCTGCGTACCCTCAAAGGTCATTCTAACTGGGTGGCGGCTGTGGCGATCGCACCCGATGGCAAAACTCTCGTTAGTGGCAGTTCCGACAACACGCTTAAAATTTGGCAACTCAATAACGGTAAATTACTTCGTACTCTTAAAGGACATTCTAACTGGGTGGATTCTATTGCCATTAGTGCCGATGGTCAAACTATTGTTAGCGGTAGTTCCGACAACACGATCAAAATTTGGCAACTCAATAATGGTAAGTTGCTCGGTACTCTCTCCGGTCATACAGGTGGTGTAGTGTGTCTTGCTTTAACACCGGATGGCCAAACTTTGGTCAGTGGCAGTAATGACAATACGATGAAAATGTGGAATGTAGGTAGCGGTCAACTGCTTCGCACTGTGTCCGGAGATACTAACTGGTTTTGGTCGGTAAATGGTAAAGCAGAAGATGTCGTAGAGCCAGATGATGATGACAGCACGATTAAATTGTGGAGAATGCGCTAA
- a CDS encoding Uma2 family endonuclease: protein MTATLQAAEKRYYTPEEYLALEETAEYKSEYHDGEIVPMTGGTTNHNQIALNLSVALSIAFKRQNYRVFIGDVRLWIPRVKRFTYPDVMVIAGQPEYYNNRKDTITNLQVIIEVLSKSTKGYDRGNKFRFYQTIPTFQEYILLEQNQRSIEQYSKH from the coding sequence ATGACCGCTACTCTCCAAGCAGCAGAAAAGCGCTACTACACCCCAGAGGAATATTTAGCACTGGAAGAAACCGCTGAGTACAAAAGTGAATATCACGATGGGGAGATCGTACCGATGACGGGTGGAACTACAAATCATAATCAAATCGCACTTAACCTAAGCGTTGCGTTAAGTATCGCTTTTAAGAGGCAAAATTACCGAGTATTTATCGGTGATGTGCGCTTATGGATACCGAGAGTAAAACGTTTTACCTATCCTGATGTGATGGTAATTGCCGGACAACCGGAATATTACAATAATCGTAAAGATACGATTACTAATCTGCAAGTAATTATCGAAGTTTTATCGAAATCAACTAAAGGTTACGATCGCGGTAATAAGTTTAGATTTTATCAAACAATTCCAACTTTTCAAGAATATATTTTGCTCGAACAAAATCAGAGGTCAATTGAACAATATTCTAAGCACTAA
- the malQ gene encoding 4-alpha-glucanotransferase, with amino-acid sequence MTFERASGILLHPTSLPSRFGIGDLGNSAYQFVDFLAESGQKLWQVLPLGPTGYEHSPYTMNFSAFAGNPLLISLDKLAEEGLLSHDELTPLLASPEVSPNRVNFDLVIPHKTKFLRLAYQRFQQSLGNHRNTEFERFCQEQSYWLDDYVLFMALLEANGGKSWHLWERSIARREADALKAASQDLQDSIAFHKFLQFKFFEQWRNLRNYTNNKNIKIIGDVSIYVCHNSAEVWGNPEIFKLDPDTLEPAYIAGVPPDYFSATGQLWGNPVYNWEQLEKTNFAWWIARFKATLQYVDIVRIDHFRGFEAYWQVRAGEETAINGEWIKAPGFEFFETLGHTLGSLPVLAEDLGIITPEVEELRDRFNFPGMRILMFAFSGGSENSYLPHQYVKNCVVYPGTHDNDTTLGWWNTATSHEKAFVAKYFGYSSPDEIKEINWLFIRVALSSVADLAIVPLQDILSLDSSGRMNDPSVNAGNWRWRYEKSEMITQEMRQRLLELTQLYSR; translated from the coding sequence ATGACTTTTGAACGCGCCAGTGGAATTTTATTGCATCCTACCTCTCTACCCAGCCGATTTGGGATCGGAGACTTGGGCAATTCGGCTTACCAGTTCGTAGATTTCTTAGCAGAAAGTGGCCAAAAGTTGTGGCAAGTATTACCTTTGGGGCCAACAGGTTACGAACATTCCCCCTATACGATGAATTTCAGCGCATTTGCGGGAAATCCCCTGTTGATTAGTTTAGATAAATTAGCAGAAGAAGGATTATTAAGTCACGATGAATTAACGCCGCTACTTGCAAGTCCGGAAGTATCTCCAAACCGAGTAAATTTCGATTTAGTTATTCCCCACAAAACTAAATTTCTCAGACTTGCCTATCAACGCTTTCAGCAATCTTTAGGCAACCACAGAAACACCGAGTTTGAACGTTTTTGTCAGGAACAATCGTATTGGTTGGATGATTACGTATTATTCATGGCTTTACTAGAAGCCAATGGCGGTAAAAGTTGGCATCTTTGGGAAAGATCGATCGCGCGTCGGGAAGCAGATGCACTGAAAGCGGCATCCCAGGATTTACAGGATAGCATCGCGTTCCACAAGTTCCTGCAATTTAAGTTTTTTGAACAGTGGAGAAATCTTCGCAACTATACCAACAATAAAAACATCAAAATTATCGGCGATGTCTCGATTTACGTTTGTCATAATAGTGCCGAAGTTTGGGGAAATCCAGAAATTTTCAAACTCGATCCAGACACTTTAGAACCTGCTTATATTGCGGGAGTTCCGCCAGATTATTTCAGCGCTACCGGACAACTGTGGGGTAATCCGGTTTATAATTGGGAACAATTAGAAAAAACCAACTTTGCTTGGTGGATTGCCAGATTTAAAGCGACTTTGCAATATGTCGATATCGTCCGCATCGATCATTTTCGCGGCTTTGAAGCTTATTGGCAAGTACGGGCGGGTGAAGAAACTGCCATTAATGGTGAGTGGATAAAAGCGCCGGGATTTGAATTTTTTGAAACCCTTGGTCATACTTTAGGTAGTTTGCCAGTTTTAGCAGAAGATTTGGGTATTATTACGCCGGAAGTAGAAGAGTTGCGCGATCGCTTTAACTTCCCCGGTATGCGAATTCTGATGTTTGCTTTTAGTGGCGGATCGGAAAACAGCTACTTACCGCATCAATACGTGAAAAATTGCGTAGTTTATCCCGGCACTCACGATAACGATACCACATTGGGTTGGTGGAATACCGCCACTTCTCACGAAAAAGCATTCGTTGCTAAATACTTCGGTTATTCATCTCCCGACGAAATTAAAGAAATTAATTGGCTGTTCATTCGAGTCGCTTTATCCTCCGTCGCCGATTTAGCGATCGTTCCCCTGCAAGATATTCTAAGTTTAGATAGTAGCGGCAGAATGAACGATCCCAGCGTCAATGCGGGAAACTGGCGCTGGCGATATGAAAAATCAGAAATGATTACTCAGGAAATGCGCCAAAGGTTGTTAGAGTTAACTCAACTTTACAGTCGGTAG
- the hisA gene encoding 1-(5-phosphoribosyl)-5-[(5-phosphoribosylamino)methylideneamino]imidazole-4-carboxamide isomerase, with protein sequence MEVIPAIDLLEGRCVRLYQGDYSQSQVFDENPSAVAKQWVEQGATRLHVVDLDGAKTGNLVNLPAIEAIVQAIPIPVQLGGGLRDRARVAQMLSIGVQRVILGTVAVENPQLVGELCQEFPGRIVVGIDARNGMVATRGWLETSQVAAVDLARRMADLSAAAIIYTDIHRDGTLQGPNIEALRELASCISIPTIASGGVSCLTDLFSLLALEPLGVNGVIVGRALYTGDLSLSEAVKAVGSGRLQDIPPDLGFSAFA encoded by the coding sequence ATGGAAGTTATCCCAGCCATTGATTTATTAGAAGGAAGGTGTGTCCGCCTGTATCAGGGAGACTACTCTCAGTCTCAAGTGTTCGATGAAAATCCCAGCGCTGTAGCAAAACAATGGGTAGAGCAAGGAGCCACCAGGCTGCACGTAGTAGACTTGGATGGTGCTAAAACCGGAAACTTGGTAAATTTACCAGCCATTGAAGCGATCGTCCAAGCGATCCCCATACCAGTACAACTCGGAGGTGGGTTGCGCGATCGAGCCAGAGTTGCCCAAATGTTAAGTATTGGCGTACAGCGAGTAATTTTAGGCACTGTGGCGGTAGAAAATCCTCAGCTAGTAGGTGAACTCTGCCAAGAATTTCCCGGACGCATAGTAGTGGGAATTGATGCGCGAAATGGAATGGTAGCAACTCGCGGTTGGCTGGAAACTTCCCAAGTAGCAGCTGTGGATTTGGCAAGACGAATGGCCGATCTAAGTGCTGCGGCTATTATTTATACCGATATTCATCGAGATGGTACTTTGCAAGGGCCAAATATCGAAGCATTGAGAGAACTAGCAAGCTGTATTTCTATTCCCACGATCGCTTCTGGTGGGGTAAGCTGTCTGACGGATCTTTTCAGTTTGCTAGCATTGGAACCTTTGGGAGTAAATGGGGTAATTGTCGGTCGGGCTTTATACACCGGCGACCTTTCCCTCTCGGAAGCCGTCAAAGCAGTAGGTTCCGGACGTTTACAAGATATCCCCCCTGATTTGGGCTTTTCCGCTTTTGCATAA
- a CDS encoding protein kinase — MSLCINPHCPKPDHPQNSNNRHCQSCGSDLLLQGRYRVMRLLSDNSGFGKIYTAEERGTSKILKVLKENLNNNAKAVQLFQQEAKVLAQFQHPGIPKVDGYFPYQTRNGLILHYIVMEKIEGPNLEEWLKQQGNHPISEQQAIAWLKQLAEILHLVHGKQYFHRDIKPPNIMLRPNGQLVLIDFGTAREATYTYLAKVGAGYQITAIVSAGYTPPEQQNFQAVPQSDFFALGRTFVYLLTGQNVLNFYDAHNDVFRWRQAVNISPSLADFIDNLMAQKPQDRPLNTQVLLQRIEELAQKLAKRKTNFPLSVAAGLLLVLGGGIGFWVSKLGGSSVSPRDVSSPSPVVTSSPRSSPSVVRTVAPISSPSFSGSRSSLENVSLVKTLTGHFSSIYSVAISPDGQTLVSGSNDSTIKIWRVSR; from the coding sequence ATGAGTCTGTGCATCAACCCACATTGTCCAAAACCAGACCACCCGCAGAACAGTAACAACCGCCACTGTCAAAGTTGCGGTTCCGACTTACTTCTGCAAGGACGCTATCGGGTGATGCGACTCCTCAGCGATAACAGCGGTTTTGGCAAAATTTACACCGCAGAAGAACGGGGAACCTCTAAAATACTGAAAGTTCTCAAAGAAAATCTCAACAACAACGCCAAAGCAGTCCAACTATTTCAGCAAGAAGCAAAAGTATTAGCGCAGTTCCAGCATCCCGGTATTCCCAAAGTCGATGGTTATTTCCCCTATCAAACCAGAAACGGGTTGATTTTGCACTACATTGTCATGGAAAAAATCGAGGGGCCAAACTTAGAAGAGTGGCTAAAACAGCAGGGAAATCATCCCATTTCGGAACAGCAAGCAATAGCGTGGTTAAAGCAACTGGCAGAAATATTGCATTTAGTGCATGGTAAGCAGTATTTCCATCGGGATATTAAGCCGCCCAATATCATGCTAAGACCGAATGGGCAGTTGGTGTTGATTGATTTTGGCACGGCGAGGGAAGCAACCTATACTTATCTTGCCAAAGTGGGTGCGGGATACCAAATTACGGCGATAGTTTCTGCTGGGTATACGCCACCGGAACAACAGAATTTCCAAGCAGTACCGCAATCAGATTTTTTTGCCTTGGGACGGACGTTTGTGTATTTGCTGACGGGACAGAATGTTTTAAATTTTTATGATGCCCATAACGATGTGTTTCGCTGGCGACAGGCGGTGAATATTTCACCGAGTTTGGCTGATTTTATCGATAATTTGATGGCGCAAAAGCCACAGGATAGACCGCTGAATACTCAGGTGCTTTTGCAGAGGATAGAGGAACTGGCGCAAAAGTTGGCAAAGCGGAAAACCAATTTTCCTCTAAGTGTGGCGGCGGGGTTGTTGTTAGTTTTGGGGGGTGGAATTGGGTTTTGGGTTTCTAAATTAGGTGGGAGTTCTGTTAGTCCGAGGGATGTTAGTTCGCCTAGTCCGGTGGTGACAAGTTCGCCGCGTTCTAGTCCGAGTGTGGTGAGAACTGTTGCGCCTATTAGTTCGCCGAGTTTTAGTGGGAGTCGAAGTTCTTTAGAAAATGTTTCTTTAGTTAAAACTCTTACGGGTCATTTTTCCTCAATTTACTCTGTAGCCATCAGTCCAGATGGGCAGACTTTGGTTAGTGGTAGTAATGACTCAACCATCAAAATTTGGCGGGTGTCGCGTTGA
- a CDS encoding adenylate/guanylate cyclase domain-containing protein, whose product MPLKMLPLSIAKSDRKIPLRLALIVPFVLQISAAVGLTGYLSFRNGEQAVNEVAEQLRVEISDRIHETLTHYLETPGTINRVNASAIWLGQLNLEDTGSLTRQFWNQRLLVDKEKISAIYFGSTTGEFFGLGFQDNKRWEIGRAGKSTGGKFFSFDIDSEGNPTRLLQAGNPYDPRWRPWYKKAVQTGKETWSEIYIDFKEPRLKVTLAQPIYRKTGELRGVVGVDFVLAHIQDFLKQLKVGKTGLTFIMERSGEMVASSTDEEPFLRDKNGQVKERLSARKSSISLVNSAVEYLEKSANLTEINQTKQFAFPIAGEEQFLQITPLKDNRGIDWLIVVIIPKTDFMEKINANSRITFLLSLTALAISIALGIFTSRWIATPIFRLGMASQKIATGELGQTVKGGSITELDILARSFNQMADQLQQSFLALEKANEELEQRVIERTAALQLEQEKSERLLLNLFPKPIAEKLKNDTSAIAEQFNEVTILFADIVNFTPLASQIYPIELVNLLNEIFSKFDQLAEVHGLEKIKTIGDAYMVVGGLPIPKHDHAEAVAAMALDMQKAIANFCTSTGESFQIRIGINSGPVVAGVIGLKKFIYDLWGNTVNIASRMESQGLPDCIQVSFDTYTRLKDKFIFEERGIISVKGKGDMKTYWLKAYKADRTFQ is encoded by the coding sequence ATGCCATTAAAAATGCTGCCTCTCTCTATTGCTAAAAGCGATCGCAAAATACCGTTACGCCTCGCCCTGATCGTGCCATTTGTCTTGCAAATCTCAGCAGCAGTGGGGCTAACGGGGTATTTATCATTTCGCAATGGGGAACAAGCGGTTAATGAAGTAGCCGAACAATTGCGAGTAGAAATTAGCGATCGCATTCACGAAACTCTCACTCATTACCTAGAAACTCCCGGCACGATCAACCGAGTTAATGCTAGCGCGATTTGGCTAGGTCAGTTAAACTTAGAAGATACTGGCAGCCTCACTCGCCAATTTTGGAATCAGCGTCTTTTAGTCGATAAAGAAAAAATATCGGCAATTTATTTTGGTAGCACTACTGGAGAATTTTTCGGTTTAGGATTTCAAGATAACAAAAGATGGGAAATTGGTCGAGCGGGAAAATCGACTGGTGGGAAATTTTTTAGCTTTGATATCGACTCGGAAGGCAATCCTACCCGTTTGTTACAAGCAGGTAACCCTTACGATCCGAGATGGCGTCCCTGGTATAAAAAAGCAGTACAAACAGGTAAAGAAACCTGGAGTGAAATTTACATTGATTTCAAAGAACCTCGCTTGAAAGTTACCCTCGCTCAACCTATATATCGTAAAACAGGTGAACTAAGAGGAGTAGTGGGAGTAGATTTCGTACTTGCCCATATTCAAGATTTCCTCAAACAGTTAAAAGTTGGTAAAACCGGGTTGACTTTTATTATGGAACGTTCGGGAGAAATGGTAGCTTCTTCCACTGATGAAGAACCATTTTTAAGAGATAAGAACGGTCAAGTTAAAGAACGTTTATCAGCCAGAAAAAGTAGTATATCTTTAGTTAATTCAGCAGTTGAATATCTAGAAAAATCAGCTAATTTAACCGAAATTAATCAGACTAAACAATTTGCTTTTCCTATCGCAGGTGAGGAACAGTTCTTGCAAATCACTCCCCTCAAAGACAACAGAGGAATTGATTGGCTGATTGTGGTAATTATTCCGAAAACTGACTTTATGGAAAAAATTAATGCTAATAGCCGCATCACCTTTTTATTATCGCTCACAGCTTTAGCTATTTCTATCGCTTTAGGAATTTTCACGTCTCGTTGGATCGCTACTCCGATTTTTAGGTTAGGTATGGCGTCGCAAAAGATCGCAACTGGTGAATTAGGGCAAACAGTTAAAGGAGGTAGCATTACTGAATTGGATATTTTAGCTCGATCTTTCAACCAAATGGCAGACCAGTTACAGCAGTCATTTCTTGCTTTGGAAAAAGCCAATGAAGAGTTAGAACAAAGGGTAATCGAAAGAACAGCCGCATTGCAATTAGAACAAGAAAAATCGGAACGTTTGCTGCTGAATCTTTTCCCAAAACCCATTGCCGAAAAGTTAAAAAATGATACCAGTGCGATTGCCGAACAATTTAATGAAGTGACTATTTTGTTTGCCGATATCGTTAACTTTACTCCCCTTGCTTCTCAAATTTATCCAATAGAATTAGTAAATTTACTCAACGAAATTTTTTCCAAATTTGACCAGTTAGCTGAAGTACACGGTTTAGAAAAAATCAAAACGATCGGTGATGCTTACATGGTAGTGGGAGGCTTACCCATTCCCAAACATGACCACGCAGAAGCTGTCGCGGCAATGGCTTTAGATATGCAAAAAGCGATCGCAAATTTTTGCACTAGTACCGGAGAATCTTTTCAAATTCGCATCGGGATTAATTCTGGGCCAGTAGTAGCGGGAGTAATCGGTTTAAAAAAGTTTATCTACGATCTGTGGGGAAATACGGTTAATATTGCTTCTCGAATGGAATCTCAAGGATTACCGGACTGCATCCAAGTTTCCTTTGATACCTACACACGACTGAAAGATAAATTTATCTTTGAAGAACGAGGTATCATTTCAGTCAAAGGGAAAGGGGATATGAAAACCTATTGGCTGAAAGCTTACAAAGCCGATCGCACTTTTCAGTAG
- the glpK gene encoding glycerol kinase GlpK: MITNSPTYILALDLGTTGNRAILFDRHGQPISSAYKELTQYYPEPGWLEHDPRDIWQDTVWAMQTALQKAGIAATQVAAIGLTVQRETCLLWDKTTGRPLYNAIVWQDRRTAPLCNKLTEEGHANNIYQRTGLVIDAYFSATKLAWLLEYIKREYPPIESDNILAGTIDSWILWNLTGGQVHATDHSNASRTMLMNLAKGEWDKTLLDLFQISPDLMPEIKPSLGLFGDSKPELLGASIPVTAILGDQHASLFAHGCDRPGMLKCTYGTGCFLVAHTGENIANSRNRLLSTIAWTEIKNNKEIKAGYALEGSIFTTGACIQWLRDGIKLITAATDTEMMANRVNDNGGVYFVPALSGLGAPHWDMTARGAFFGITGGVEREHMVRSVLEAIAYQVKEVVEAINQDSATNIKLLKVDGGACQNNFLMQWQADVLGIPVERPVILDASAQGAAFAAGLAVGFWQDYAEITGSREIDRTFYPGEGVTQARANFTQWQKAVERVKNWA, encoded by the coding sequence ATGATTACCAATTCTCCTACTTACATTCTCGCTCTCGATCTCGGTACTACTGGCAACCGAGCAATTTTATTCGATCGCCACGGACAACCAATTAGTTCTGCCTATAAAGAATTAACTCAATATTACCCCGAACCCGGTTGGTTAGAACACGACCCCAGAGATATTTGGCAAGATACTGTTTGGGCGATGCAAACAGCATTGCAAAAAGCCGGAATAGCCGCCACCCAAGTAGCTGCCATCGGACTCACCGTACAGCGAGAAACTTGTTTGTTGTGGGATAAAACGACGGGACGACCTTTATATAATGCGATCGTATGGCAAGACCGCCGCACTGCTCCATTATGCAATAAATTAACCGAAGAAGGTCATGCCAACAATATTTATCAACGCACGGGATTAGTGATCGATGCTTACTTTTCCGCCACTAAATTAGCTTGGTTACTCGAATATATAAAAAGAGAATATCCACCAATCGAATCAGATAACATTTTAGCAGGTACGATCGATAGTTGGATTTTGTGGAATCTCACTGGCGGACAAGTTCACGCCACCGATCATAGCAATGCCAGCCGCACGATGCTGATGAATTTAGCTAAAGGAGAATGGGATAAAACTTTACTCGATTTATTTCAAATTTCTCCTGATTTGATGCCAGAAATTAAACCTAGTTTGGGGTTATTCGGTGATAGCAAACCAGAATTATTAGGCGCATCAATCCCAGTTACCGCTATTTTAGGAGATCAGCACGCCTCTTTATTCGCTCACGGTTGCGATCGTCCTGGTATGCTCAAATGTACTTACGGCACTGGCTGCTTTTTAGTCGCGCATACAGGAGAAAATATCGCCAATTCCCGTAACCGATTGCTTTCTACAATAGCTTGGACGGAAATCAAAAACAATAAAGAAATTAAAGCAGGATATGCCTTAGAAGGTAGCATATTTACTACAGGAGCCTGCATACAATGGTTGCGGGATGGCATTAAATTAATTACTGCCGCCACGGATACAGAAATGATGGCAAATCGGGTAAATGATAACGGTGGTGTTTATTTCGTCCCTGCCTTAAGCGGTTTGGGTGCACCTCACTGGGATATGACTGCTAGGGGAGCATTTTTCGGCATTACTGGCGGAGTAGAAAGAGAACACATGGTAAGGTCAGTATTGGAAGCAATTGCTTATCAAGTGAAAGAAGTTGTAGAAGCAATAAATCAAGATAGCGCTACTAATATAAAGTTATTAAAAGTAGACGGAGGAGCTTGCCAAAACAACTTTTTAATGCAATGGCAAGCTGATGTTTTGGGTATCCCAGTAGAACGTCCGGTTATTTTAGATGCTTCCGCACAAGGCGCTGCATTTGCTGCTGGTTTGGCAGTCGGTTTTTGGCAAGATTATGCAGAAATAACGGGTAGTCGTGAAATTGATAGAACTTTCTATCCCGGTGAAGGAGTTACTCAAGCACGAGCTAATTTTACTCAGTGGCAAAAAGCTGTTGAAAGAGTAAAAAATTGGGCTTAA